The window CCTGGCACCATTCAGGATGCAGgtggacaagggtaacacttaatgctcCCTCTATTACAACAGGGGCATAAAAAAGTGCAAACAGTCAATAATAGCCATAACAGTGAGGAAATCTGTGAACAGCATGTGCAATGTTGTTGTTGCTATAAAACAGATAGACAAACAGACAGCCTAATTAATAAAGGTTATGAATTATTTCATTTACTAAAAGACCATCTCGTTAATTAATAATGCATAAACTTTAATACACATGAACAAATGACTTACTTAGATAAATTACCCATATCCTTAATTAGGGTCCAGAATTCATAAAACAGTTATTTTGGATGAGGGATTCAAGGTTAAAATATTCTTGGTTTAAGGGCATACGTTACAGGGGAAGTAATGATGTTGCTAACGTAAATAGTTATTTTCGCGAAGTATAACTTATCGGGAAAAGaatcagttttcgactgatttttatcaaacttatttaacttgaaaacgagatCATAGACCCTTCTTTTgcaaaatgccatttggtttgattacacGATAATATTATGTGTCCAAATTTTCATTTGTCCCAAACGTAGAAcatgaagatatattttttattacatatttgatttaatcaggtaaaaaatagtctctattgatttttttttcaaaatgtaaatatgggatcaaaactgtatcgtatgcccttaaaaatCATAAGTATAaactttttaatttcagattgatACCAAAATAGATTCAAGTACAAACCAAATATTAGATACAGTAAACATGAACAATGCTGGGTTAACTGCTAAAATAGAGGTATGTTTAATTTACACATTTtaacacataaataaaaattTCTATGAAATGACAGGACATGCAGATTCAGATATCATATATTGAAGAAATTTAAGACAGACAAGAccaaaagaaaatagaaaaacctCGAaccatttattttaataaatatttgcattttttaacaaaactattcactcaatattttgttttcccttgtaTCTAACtcagttttacaaaataaataatttaatcaaTGTTGCTGGgttttcttaaaatttgcaaaacctattcaattttcattagttcaagttgtatttttaaacaaactgCTTTTCTGCACTGAAAGCTATCAACACTAAACTAATAAATAAAAGTGGTCAATTGCAAGGTGTAATAAAATTGTAATGTTGAAATGGCTTTACACTTAACCTATCACTTTCTACAAAGAATCTCCATTAACCATGATTCATGCTTCAGACAGCTGATGATGAGTCCTGGTTTACCGGGATCAGAATACCTCTTTTACATTTCCTGctcaaaaacattgcaataaaaagTAATCTTTCTTTCTTAAATACTTGGATAAAAATGTGTAAACATGGCACTTCCATTTGTTTATAACTGTGTCAAAGTTGGATGAAATTTACAGATTTGACTAGAATttgataaaggatttttttttttttaaagaatatggaagaattgaagccataCAAGTATACTTGTTTTACATGAAAATGTCGTTTTTTGTACAAatacacttggaatggacattgTTCAAATTAAGGAAATTGTATAACCtcattaaaattttgaaacttttgctgttttggtttaaaaattacgattttaggtaaaaaattctaaattttgagaACTTCATCAAAATAATGCTGAAAATTTGTTATgcccaaaaaaatatcaaaacatgaacaaaattgTAGGTGAAtgaaataaagacaaaaataactgcagacaaatttttattgatatttaatataAAGACCTCTCTCTTGTGTCATAATACCCGGTGAAGCCATCGTCTCAAAGGAGCTTTTGTCAAGGCTGAAAGAGTTAAATGAGTTGTTTTTACAACTATTCTACAATATCATTTGTTGAAGAGGTTACATCAAAATTGTTACACACTTCTGtatcaaacaaattttatgtttaaaattattttccttaAAAACAGACACttaaaaaactaaagaaaattGACTAGACAGAAACTGTAAAATAAACTGATTTTATACCGTTTGATGTTTTGGGTACATATTGACATATAGTTATTGGCACTTAGAAATTAACAAAACGGCAAGTAAAAAAGTTTTAATGCCATTGTAGGGTAAATTTACAGTAActataatcataaataaaattaattatactcATTgtgtattttcaaaaaatatctatattcatttttatgtattttcatttttttgaaggAATTCATGCAGAGAGTAGTTTGCCAGAACTGTAGGGGGAAATTTGACAAACAAGGTTTGTATCTTACATTCATAATGATATTAATGTTAACAAGCTATCTATTTTCAAGAAACAATCATATCTTTTAAGTGACAAATGATAAACAAggcatataaaaacaaattaaactgaTCTTCCATTAAGTTCAGTGTACAAACCAgatgctttatatttcagaaataaaagatCAACCAGTAAAACACTACCAACTTGGGCAGCCTATCTTCACACTACATCATCAGACAGACCTGACATCAAAATTTGGTGACAGGGGAGGATATGTATCAGATATAGTGATGATGGATGATGGTAGACTGGTGATGTGTTTACCTTTACAGACCAGACTACTGATCTGTAATACACATGGATCACAAGTAGACAGTATACATGTACTGGGTAATCCATACTATGTTACAGCAGTCAACAACTCTACAGTAGCTGTTACACTGTATGATAGTAAGTGTATAGAGATGTATGACATACACAATAAACTTAAACTTAAATCAATATCATCACCTGGAATGTGGTGTTGGAGTGGCATTACAACTATAAACAACAAGTTAGTTGTAGGTGCTGACAACACACTACTGATCATAGATCATCAGACAGGAGAGGTGGTACAGACAATAAAGACTGACTGTGATCCATGGAGATTACATGGTTCTGGTGACAGAATATTCTACTGTAGTTGGTACAACCCCAAGCTGTACTGGTACAGTTATACTGATGACAGACATCATACCTTAACATTACCATCACCACCCATTAGTATGACAACACTACAAGATGGCAGTCTGTATGTGAGGTGTGAAGATGGATCAGTACAACATGTGTCATATGATGGTAAACAGTATAAAACTGTTACCACAAAGGGACTTCAAAAATGTACATACTCTTTTGTGTCATATAATTCGAAGCAAAAGGAACTCATCATTAACCATGAAAGGAACAATAAATGTATATTCAAAGTTTTTTATGAGAAATAATACAGTCTTGTGCcaacttttttatgtttaataacaATATAAGTACTTTAGAAGGAATAATAGATGGGAGATTTGTATGGATGATAGAACAAGTTtctttataaaacacaaatatgCAATAAGAGTGTTAAAAAGAGATGATTAAAAATATGAATACttttctttacaaatattttgttatagccaaattaaatgaaacttaagAATTATTGACTGAAACTGTAGGTGTAGATTTACTAAAAGCATTATGttccaaagtaaaaaaaaaagaacaaaaatgtttaatgaaagaaacttattgacaaaacaagaaaatatatACATTACCATAACATTGTTTTATCTTCAGCTCCACACCTACTAAACAACTGTCTGATCAATTCACTTGTGTTCATCCTAAAAATATATGTGATGGACAGATAAGgaaatttacattaattttttgCATTGTGTTATCATTTTGCTCAGGATAGTGTTTATAGctgaacatttttttgttaaaacaagcAAAAATATCTATCTTTCCAAGTTAAGATTAAATTAGTAAGATGATACAATagctataaatattttatattttcaacaacAATTGCATAGGCTTTTGAACTTTACCTGACAATTTATTGTTCATTTTCTATCTGTTGTGTTCTTTCAtttcatcctgaatatgcatgaaatatttgacattcAATAATTTGCAAAAAGATATCAGTCAGTTCGAAACGTATGGATATCAAATACAGATAAACAATGGTCATTCAAtcagtatatatttttaatagaaTCATGTCTACTGTGTGTTATATGTTTTGCTATTTTTGTAGAAGTGTATAACTATTGCCTCCCAAATACATTTATGTCACAAACTGTTtataaaaagtaatcaattaatATTTGGATATACTTATAAGTtaataaaattagtaaaaatgTTGATACAATTTAAAAATGCAAGTTGATATTGTAAATTATATCATATAAATGCAACACTCACAAACGTGTCGTCAACACACCCAAAAAAGGTCCATGATAATGAACAATTGACCGATAGAAAGTTTGTAACATAAGGTATAAGGTATTTTTGGCTTTGCAACCCTTGTAATTTTGCAAGTCTCCATTTTGAATTATCTTCATTTAGCTCCCTTTATTTTCAATCTTCAGAAATTGCACCAAAAAAAACATCGATATTGACAACCTTGAATATATTTTCCTTTTCTCTGGACTCCATTGGAAAACTATTCATGGACTGAATTTGCAAGCGAAATTACTGACATCTTCATAAATGTCAGTGCCAAAAAGTTTGACCTAAATGGACATGTTTTGGGGAGTGTTACAtatgtttgtgttattttttgttgaaaacaaaatagaattaaaaatgttgtttgtaaaTGATAACAGTCTGTTTTATATTGTCAGCAGGGATTTTTTCCTTTATAAAACTacagaaattataaagaaactattattttttgttttaaataatttatataatgttaattcagaaattattgcaaggtttttattattgcaaataatGCAACTAGTTGAGTATCccaataatatatataagaaCTTGCATTCTAATATCTGATACcaaaaaaaatgcatgaaataatttctgaatttaggTAAATAATTGTTTCTACAATTTTCTTAATACCTTGTATATTTGTTTGGATAACTGAGAATGGCTGTTACTAAGGTAACTCCTAAAACctacaataaaaataacaaataatattagtacttaaatatttgtataattctttcagaaatttgaatattttgtcaatatttaatgtctttaatgtttgtataaattttatcatatttgaattttattaattgatttttatataaatcaggATGTCAGTTTTCtggtttgatttgtttttatttcttgatCTTTCTAGCTGACTCCTTTTTGTAGAGCCCtggacttttgtcgaaaaagcgagactaagaccccgttcacactagtatttttttttatcggtcttatttgaatcgatctaaaaaaaaacagttagcgttcacattattTTTAATCATAACAATCTCTATCTGTCTAATATGAATCACTGCGTTCACACAACAATTAAAAACACAATCTATCCAATCTTTTTacccgtaaaactgtaaacactATGTATAAATAGAACTCATTTATGAAATTCATGTGTTGATACACTGATACacacacttgaaaaaaaattggacaaaattattgtttctcttgaatcacaagttaaaattttgatactggtgtacatatgttattgaaatttatttcttaaaaaaaattgctgGAACAACGAAGTTTCAACACGGTGCCGGAATTACGGCGGTTGCTGCGGTTGctgcaaagaaaataaatcaacataagAACGGAAGACATAGATTTCGCAACTCTATGCTACAGCGAAGACAACATGTTTTCAGATTGTTTCAAaggtattttaacaaagaaatatgggttaaacaacaaacctctgagatagttttccgctatacatgcgcatacattattttctattcaattgtACTAGTTTTAACAGATCTCTGTGTTTACATTTAAAGTAAGATCGGattactttagatcgattcaaactaaactacctcttttggtgttttagtttagacccATTGAAGATCGATCCAAAGCGTTCACAATAGCCCTTAAACCGACCTAAtgtctagtttaaatcgataaaaatgtcctagtgtgaacaGGGTCATAGGGACCCTACCTTCAATTGTCAGCAGCATCTATAAATATTCActctgtttttgaaattttaatacctttcttaaactatcctggatttctactagATTAGGACAGAAGCCTGTTTGTGATTGTAAGATAGTATCCAGCAGTTAATTTTGGTAAACAATATAAATCCATTTTtcccatattttacttataaatggacttacttTTTTTGCTAGTAAACACTACTTTCACTCTGAGGTTACAGTTTTTAAAAGACTATATTTGGTAAGGTCCTAAAATTGGCCCCCTTTTTAGCGTATGTTTCAAATTAGGATTTATTGAtcaatatcacaataaattatagctaatagaGGTAACAGATATGATATAAAcccttttgttggaaatttacattcctatattttattatgacgtcacaggttgtactcatattgattttccacgaaaaaaacaatgaaaatgggtaaattccatAGATTAattgacaggaaacatagagcatGTATGTCATCaacaaaaatcttttaaaattaggTTTGTGAAGACAATTTATAAGTCTAATTTGAATATTaaccttaagggcatacgatacagttacaggggaggtaatgacgttgctaacgtaaaatgttattttcgcgacgtcaaactgtgacatatcgggaaaagatgcatttttcgactgatttttatcattcaaactgatttaatttgaaaacgagttcatggacccctatttttcaaaacagcaatttgttacattttgcagggagattatgtgaccaaaattttataaaactgtaaatagaggatttttttttattttggtaaacatgcagcaaaaaatgacgtattttcctcaattcatgaacatttgataaatatgagttttttctgaataaaaattgcaCAATATcttatgatacttataaaatacagaagttaccgattatttaacaaaaaacaatttgtgtttatcttttataacaaaaaagttatgtctttcttttcgAAAACgaaattacggccacaaatctaaattttgagcaaatatacaaaatttcgacctcattttactcaaaaagtagcacatggaggtatattttttattacatatttgatttaatcaggtaaaaaatagcctgtATGCAAATTTTCACTAatttgtaaatacaggatcaaaactgtatcgtatgcccttaaggacccctgcgctctatgtttcctggtctttgatttggttgaaatccaggtgaatttgtcaaatttcaccaaaatctcTTTTCTTAACATATTTGGAATGTAAAAATCAACAAGTTAGAATTCaactttgacaaaaatagttCTCACATGTCTTTTAAgacaacttaaaacattttttgtcttGTAACATTGAACTTTATAATCGAGGCCAAATATACCAAACTCCTTTTAACCCTTTCGCAGCAGGTGCATCCTTGAGGATATACTATGCGCAGGGTGAGTGTATCTTTCAAGATACATAAATATTGTCCCAATAAAAGCTGCAATTTTATGCTATTTGCTGTTCTTAACAGTTTCAATCAATGTTTCAATCAAAATCGACAATATCTGAGGGTATTATTTCAGTTCTTCAACAGCATTAAAAACATCATGAAAGGTATATAAATCAAAtcagaaaattttattttctaaaattagaaCTGGAAACACATTTTGAGGTCATGTTGGGTTTCAAAACGGCTCCTCTCGATAACGAGGAGTGAAAGTACAgctgtttttttgtgttttgatgaAGCCCTTTATAATTCTTAGGttgtttatataataaaaataaatgattcaATGTATCTTAAATAAATATGATAGCGATCTTTTTCAAGCCTTTGATTCCCCCCACAAATTGGATCTAGACAAGTAACTTAGTTAAGTTTTATTGCGTTAATGGCTTTGCTTCAAAAACAATTCTCAATTTCGAGGGAACAGAGATATGGCTTTGAAAATCTGGTCCTCAGATGACACATACACCTTGATTGAGTATCGGGTGAAATAAGCGGATAAGGCTGTGAATGTACGGGAGAAAAATGCAAGAAATTGAAAGTACTTTAGGAAGTGAAACTTCGTCTGCTATTATTGCAGTGTGAAAAtatcgtcagatgaaactgatgTAGAATTTGCAGTTTCAGTTATTTACTGTTAAACTGATGTAATTAATGACGGACATCTAGAACAGTAAAAATCACCCCGTCAAAACTCAAATTTGAACTGTGTTTTGTGACAATtagcattgtgcataagtttctttacatttgtttgacaacagaaaccaattttgggagtATGGAAGACAGTACAGACAGACATAGGTAAAACTTAATGGCCGCTCTGCTATTTTAGAATCTATGTCTATACAATTAATGTATTTTTGATGTCATGGAAAATGTGAAAGCTTTCAATATACCAACCTCAACTATTGGGTATTGTCCTAACTTTGA of the Mytilus galloprovincialis chromosome 8, xbMytGall1.hap1.1, whole genome shotgun sequence genome contains:
- the LOC143085035 gene encoding uncharacterized protein LOC143085035 isoform X3, which gives rise to MDKEDKRRYFIVGSIYLEVVTPLFQQKLEQKYVGLNFRCLKDFLDRKAVIHILFHLRHRNAWCCIDKGNCTNRGALPLNHHQWKQLYAENPGPGIHNCFCKYTAKSVKPADLDLSLCGLILYNCCNLGQLDEEAVHILRRNKNDFLSHNTTCGITKDEYGPLIDELKTNILQLDHTKEDELAIIQRRPLDDALCNKYMTTLLDIHEILEKIDTKIDSSTNQILETVNMNNAGLTAKIEEFMQRVVCQNCRGKFDKQEIKDQPVKHYQLGQPIFTLHHQTDLTSKFGDRGGYVSDIVMMDDGRLVMCLPLQTRLLICNTHGSQVDSIHVLGNPYYVTAVNNSTVAVTLYDSKCIEMYDIHNKLKLKSISSPGMWCWSGITTINNKLVVGADNTLLIIDHQTGEVVQTIKTDCDPWRLHGSGDRIFYCSWYNPKLYWYSYTDDRHHTLTLPSPPISMTTLQDGSLYVRCEDGSVQHVSYDGKQYKTVTTKGLQKCTYSFVSYNSKQKELIINHERNNKCIFKVFYEK
- the LOC143085035 gene encoding uncharacterized protein LOC143085035 isoform X2; its protein translation is MDKEDKRRYFVVGSIYLEVVTPLFQQKLEQKYQDLNFKCLKDFLDRKAVTHILFHLRHRNAWCCTDNANCRSHGALPLNHHQWKQLYAENPGPGIHNCFCKYTAKSVKPADLDLSLCGLILYNCCNLGQLDEEAVHILRRNKNDYVSHNTTCGITKDEYGPLMDELKTNILQLDQTKQDELIRIQRRPLDDALCNKYTTILLGIHEILEKIDTKIDSSTNQILDTVNMNNAGLTAKIEEFMQRVVCQNCRGKFDKQEIKDQPVKHYQLGQPIFTLHHQTDLTSKFGDRGGYVSDIVMMDDGRLVMCLPLQTRLLICNTHGSQVDSIHVLGNPYYVTAVNNSTVAVTLYDSKCIEMYDIHNKLKLKSISSPGMWCWSGITTINNKLVVGADNTLLIIDHQTGEVVQTIKTDCDPWRLHGSGDRIFYCSWYNPKLYWYSYTDDRHHTLTLPSPPISMTTLQDGSLYVRCEDGSVQHVSYDGKQYKTVTTKGLQKCTYSFVSYNSKQKELIINHERNNKCIFKVFYEK
- the LOC143085035 gene encoding uncharacterized protein LOC143085035 isoform X1, translated to MDKEDKRRYFIVGSIYLEVVTPLFQQKLEQKYVGLNFRCLKDFLDRKAVIHILFHLRHRNAWCCIDKGNCTNRGALPLNHHQWKQLYAENPGPGIHNCFCKYTAKSVKPADLDLSLCGLILYNCCNLGQLDEEAVHILRRNKNDFLSHNTTCGITKDEYGPLIDELKTNILQLDHTKEDELAIIQRRPLDDALCNKYMTTLLDIHEILEKIDTKIDSSTNQILETVNMNNAGLKAKILENTAGLTAKIEEFMQRVVCQNCRGKFDKQEIKDQPVKHYQLGQPIFTLHHQTDLTSKFGDRGGYVSDIVMMDDGRLVMCLPLQTRLLICNTHGSQVDSIHVLGNPYYVTAVNNSTVAVTLYDSKCIEMYDIHNKLKLKSISSPGMWCWSGITTINNKLVVGADNTLLIIDHQTGEVVQTIKTDCDPWRLHGSGDRIFYCSWYNPKLYWYSYTDDRHHTLTLPSPPISMTTLQDGSLYVRCEDGSVQHVSYDGKQYKTVTTKGLQKCTYSFVSYNSKQKELIINHERNNKCIFKVFYEK